In Sebaldella termitidis ATCC 33386, one DNA window encodes the following:
- a CDS encoding nucleotidyltransferase family protein: protein MKTGAVIMASGFSRRMGENKLLLKYKGKTFIENTADKALEYGFDKIILVTSHKEVEQILGDFVKSSNNFMIVTNKNPAFGLSESIKNGLKELRECDVCMFFTGDQPGLTLGTIKRILGRAGKDKIIIPKYRGKNGMPTAFGSDFFDELMKLEGDSGGKQIMNSHKESIEYVEINDPLEGFDIDTREDYEYFISKI, encoded by the coding sequence ATGAAAACAGGTGCAGTAATAATGGCTTCGGGTTTTTCCAGAAGAATGGGGGAAAACAAACTATTACTTAAATATAAAGGAAAAACATTTATTGAAAATACAGCGGATAAAGCTTTGGAATACGGTTTTGATAAAATAATACTTGTAACATCGCATAAAGAGGTAGAGCAGATTCTTGGGGACTTTGTAAAAAGCAGCAATAATTTTATGATAGTAACAAATAAAAATCCTGCCTTTGGATTAAGTGAGAGTATAAAGAACGGACTAAAGGAGCTTAGAGAATGCGATGTCTGTATGTTTTTTACAGGAGACCAGCCAGGGCTGACTCTGGGAACGATAAAGAGAATTCTCGGTAGAGCAGGAAAAGATAAAATAATAATTCCAAAATATAGAGGAAAAAATGGAATGCCCACAGCTTTCGGCTCTGATTTTTTTGATGAGCTTATGAAACTTGAGGGAGATTCAGGCGGTAAACAAATAATGAATTCTCATAAGGAAAGTATAGAATATGTGGAAATAAACGATCCTTTGGAAGGATTTGACATAGATACCAGAGAGGATTATGAATATTTTATTTCAAAAATTTGA
- a CDS encoding molybdopterin-binding protein, producing the protein MKKINVKEAVGMTLCHDITEIIPGGFKGAKFLKGHIIREDDVEVLLSLGKENIYIWEEDENFVHENDAAEFIRKQVMGNGMSASEVREGKINFVAEYDGLYKINTELLNKINSIGEIIIASKFNNIPVKKGETVAATRIIPLRIEKKQLEELEEIMKDNVLMEIKRINQDLKIGIITTGNEIFYGRIKDKAREALGEKLGKYGVTNIVQVFMPDKKEKITAKIKELTDDTDIILCTGGMSIDPDDVTPDAIKESGCEMVTYGTPVLPGAMFLLGYVKEKVIMGLPGGVVFSKNSVFDLLLPRILAGDIITKKDIIEMGHGGLLS; encoded by the coding sequence ATGAAGAAAATAAATGTCAAGGAAGCTGTAGGAATGACTCTCTGCCATGATATAACAGAAATAATTCCGGGAGGATTTAAAGGTGCAAAATTTTTGAAGGGTCACATAATAAGGGAAGATGATGTAGAAGTACTTCTTTCGCTGGGAAAAGAAAATATTTATATCTGGGAGGAAGATGAAAATTTTGTTCATGAAAATGATGCAGCAGAATTTATAAGAAAGCAGGTAATGGGAAACGGTATGTCTGCTTCGGAAGTAAGGGAAGGGAAAATAAATTTTGTAGCCGAGTATGACGGACTTTATAAAATAAATACAGAGCTTTTGAATAAGATAAACAGTATAGGCGAAATAATAATTGCTTCAAAATTTAATAATATTCCTGTAAAAAAAGGAGAAACAGTAGCAGCAACAAGGATAATTCCGCTGCGTATAGAAAAAAAACAGCTTGAAGAGCTTGAGGAAATAATGAAAGATAATGTACTTATGGAAATTAAAAGAATAAATCAGGACTTAAAAATAGGAATAATAACAACGGGAAATGAAATATTTTATGGAAGAATAAAGGATAAAGCAAGGGAAGCACTCGGGGAAAAGCTCGGGAAATACGGGGTTACAAATATAGTTCAGGTTTTTATGCCTGATAAAAAAGAAAAAATCACTGCTAAAATAAAAGAACTTACTGATGATACGGATATTATACTTTGTACCGGAGGTATGTCAATCGATCCTGATGATGTGACTCCTGATGCAATAAAAGAATCCGGCTGTGAAATGGTTACATATGGTACCCCTGTACTGCCGGGAGCTATGTTTCTTTTAGGATATGTAAAGGAAAAAGTAATTATGGGGCTTCCAGGGGGAGTTGTTTTTTCAAAAAATTCTGTTTTTGATCTGCTGCTTCCAAGGATACTTGCCGGAGATATTATTACTAAAAAGGATATTATAGAAATGGGACACGGCGGTTTGTTAAGCTGA
- the yqeC gene encoding selenium cofactor biosynthesis protein YqeC has protein sequence MKYLYKALGLKKNDTVVVTGAGGKTSFCLELCEELKSNNRIIFTTTTKIFFPEVRKNYKIYVGNDFLHKTLTENGAYITGKEENGQGKLLPFSLDEIDSFKERADYLVIEGDGSRMRPLKGWKETEPVFVDRTDRTVGVITIKSLGLKVNDENIHRIELFRKISGAEEGEEVTKQHLFNVIIAENGLFKGAKGEKILLINQADSEKEFQDALDLAGLLVRENLLPDKIIISSLKEKKYYLLIL, from the coding sequence ATGAAATATTTATATAAAGCTCTCGGACTGAAGAAAAATGATACTGTAGTGGTAACGGGAGCCGGAGGAAAGACTTCTTTTTGTCTGGAATTATGTGAAGAATTAAAAAGTAATAACAGGATAATTTTTACTACTACTACAAAGATATTTTTCCCAGAAGTCAGAAAAAATTATAAAATATATGTGGGTAATGACTTTTTACATAAGACTCTAACAGAAAACGGGGCATATATAACAGGGAAAGAAGAAAATGGACAGGGGAAGCTCCTTCCTTTCAGTCTTGATGAGATAGACAGCTTTAAGGAAAGAGCAGATTATCTGGTAATAGAGGGGGACGGTTCCAGAATGAGACCGCTTAAGGGCTGGAAAGAAACGGAACCTGTCTTTGTGGATAGAACAGACAGAACTGTAGGTGTAATAACCATAAAAAGTCTGGGATTAAAGGTAAATGATGAAAACATACACAGAATAGAGTTATTCCGGAAAATTTCCGGTGCAGAGGAGGGCGAAGAGGTAACAAAACAGCATTTATTCAATGTCATAATTGCAGAAAACGGTTTATTTAAAGGAGCTAAGGGGGAAAAAATCCTTCTTATAAATCAGGCCGACAGTGAAAAAGAATTTCAAGACGCACTGGATCTTGCCGGACTTTTGGTAAGAGAAAATCTGCTTCCTGATAAAATAATAATATCTTCACTTAAAGAAAAAAAATATTATCTGTTAATTTTATAG
- a CDS encoding substrate-binding domain-containing protein translates to MKLYLKTMLLITLLLGVLSCGKKEETKEQPQTAETQTEQKQEENGKRIILATTTSTQDSGLLDYLLPEFTKDTGIEVSVVAKGTGEALKIGENGDADVLMVHAKAKEEEFVKNEFGTERIEFMYNDFILVGPENDSLNLKEKAAENIDEAFKLIAEKKAEFISRGDESGTDVKEKGIWKAVNITPQAPWYVEAGKGMGAVLQMADEKKAYTLTDRATYLSMKDKLELAILVQNDKKLYNQYSLIRLNYDKLGIKNKEEADKFIEWMTSDKALEMIKNFGVEKYGDSLFTPNFKK, encoded by the coding sequence ATGAAACTGTATTTAAAAACAATGCTGCTGATAACGCTGTTACTGGGGGTTCTGTCATGCGGAAAAAAAGAGGAAACTAAAGAACAGCCGCAGACAGCAGAGACACAAACTGAGCAGAAGCAGGAAGAAAACGGGAAAAGAATAATATTAGCAACGACTACAAGTACTCAGGATTCAGGACTTCTGGATTATCTGCTTCCTGAATTTACAAAAGATACAGGAATAGAAGTAAGTGTAGTAGCTAAAGGTACCGGAGAAGCATTAAAGATCGGAGAAAACGGAGATGCCGATGTATTAATGGTGCATGCCAAAGCAAAAGAAGAGGAATTCGTAAAAAATGAATTCGGGACTGAAAGAATAGAATTTATGTATAATGATTTTATACTTGTAGGACCTGAGAATGACAGTCTGAACCTGAAAGAAAAGGCAGCTGAAAATATAGACGAAGCTTTTAAGCTTATCGCTGAGAAAAAAGCAGAATTCATATCAAGAGGAGATGAATCAGGAACTGATGTTAAGGAAAAAGGTATCTGGAAAGCTGTAAATATTACTCCGCAGGCACCGTGGTATGTAGAAGCAGGAAAAGGAATGGGTGCTGTTCTTCAGATGGCTGATGAGAAAAAAGCATATACCCTTACTGACAGAGCAACATATCTTTCTATGAAGGATAAACTCGAGCTGGCAATTCTTGTGCAAAACGATAAAAAATTATATAACCAGTACAGCCTGATAAGACTAAACTATGATAAACTTGGAATAAAAAATAAAGAGGAAGCTGATAAATTTATAGAGTGGATGACAAGTGACAAAGCTCTTGAAATGATTAAAAATTTCGGAGTGGAAAAATACGGAGATTCACTTTTTACGCCAAATTTTAAAAAATAA
- a CDS encoding M20 metallopeptidase family protein: MDFDDIEKDIIKWRRILHENPELSFKEYETTEFIKEKLLSFGNIEIIQPAETGVIGRLKGENPGRTIAFRADIDALPLEEKTFCDFRSKNNGVMHACGHDMHTAILLGFARLLSENKHRLKGEVLFIFQRGEEMAPGGAAELKRSGALDEAEMIFSLHVMPGEKTGRIGVKRGTATANKNTFDIYVKGKGGHSSMPQQVKDPILIGAEIVTNLQSVVARNVDPFNTAVISTASFKSGEEYGVIPDTAHITGAVRTFDEKTREIVISRMKLIVENILKAYEAEGEIKFFENDYKAVYNDEELCDIAEKVITEKLGKDALAIKERPESFSEDFSEYINPAKACMVWLGADKDGKENPKLHNPYFSPNEKAMIIGVKYFFGIAKELLM, encoded by the coding sequence ATGGATTTTGACGATATAGAAAAGGATATTATAAAATGGAGACGGATATTGCATGAAAATCCGGAGCTGTCATTCAAAGAATATGAAACAACAGAATTTATAAAGGAAAAGCTTCTTTCATTCGGGAATATTGAGATAATTCAGCCGGCAGAAACAGGGGTAATAGGCAGATTAAAGGGAGAAAATCCAGGGAGGACAATTGCATTCAGAGCTGATATAGATGCGCTTCCCTTGGAAGAAAAAACCTTCTGTGATTTCAGATCAAAGAATAACGGGGTTATGCATGCATGCGGGCATGATATGCATACTGCGATTTTATTAGGATTTGCACGTTTACTTTCAGAAAATAAACACAGGCTGAAAGGAGAAGTTTTATTTATTTTTCAGCGCGGTGAGGAGATGGCTCCCGGCGGTGCCGCAGAATTAAAAAGATCCGGAGCTTTAGATGAAGCAGAGATGATTTTTTCACTTCATGTAATGCCTGGTGAAAAAACAGGCAGAATAGGTGTGAAAAGAGGAACTGCCACTGCGAATAAAAATACTTTTGATATATATGTAAAAGGTAAGGGCGGACACAGCTCCATGCCGCAGCAGGTAAAAGACCCGATTCTTATCGGGGCTGAAATAGTGACTAATCTCCAGTCTGTAGTGGCAAGAAATGTTGATCCGTTTAATACTGCCGTGATTTCTACCGCGAGTTTTAAATCCGGCGAAGAATACGGAGTAATTCCTGATACTGCCCATATAACAGGCGCTGTAAGAACCTTTGATGAAAAAACAAGGGAAATAGTGATAAGCAGAATGAAACTTATAGTAGAAAATATATTGAAAGCATATGAAGCTGAGGGTGAAATAAAATTTTTTGAAAATGATTATAAAGCAGTATACAATGATGAGGAATTATGCGATATTGCTGAAAAAGTAATAACAGAAAAGCTGGGGAAGGATGCTTTGGCAATAAAAGAAAGACCGGAGAGCTTCAGTGAGGATTTTTCAGAATATATAAATCCGGCTAAAGCTTGTATGGTATGGCTTGGAGCGGATAAAGACGGAAAAGAGAATCCAAAACTGCACAATCCTTATTTTTCCCCAAATGAAAAAGCAATGATAATCGGGGTAAAATATTTTTTTGGTATAGCCAAAGAACTATTAATGTAA
- the moaA gene encoding GTP 3',8-cyclase MoaA has protein sequence MIDQFNRDINYLRVSVTDRCNLRCVYCLPEFSKDFIDESKLLTIDEYFRLIRILGNLGIKKVRITGGEPLVRRGIPGLIKSINNLENIEETAMTTNGILLEKYLDELAENGLSSLNISLDILDEKKYNYITRGGELEKVVRSIEKAIEYKIKIKLNSVIIDDFNKNDIKSLVDFAVDKNIDIRFIELMPIGCGQNLKGVSNEEILEIISKDRKTAEMNSSGTISGPAAYHKIEGTNTRIGFISPLSSCFCETCNRIRITSEGKLKQCLYYDSKLDLMKMLRTETSDKKLMEEIKNEIYFKNKQHNFTGSPEDKEKEKEKNTMSVIGG, from the coding sequence ATGATAGATCAATTTAACAGAGATATAAATTATTTGAGAGTATCTGTTACCGACAGGTGTAATCTCAGGTGTGTATACTGTCTTCCGGAATTTTCGAAAGATTTTATAGATGAGTCAAAGCTCCTTACAATAGATGAGTATTTCAGACTTATAAGAATTTTGGGAAATCTGGGGATAAAGAAGGTACGTATAACCGGCGGGGAACCGCTTGTAAGGCGAGGGATTCCCGGACTTATAAAAAGCATAAATAATCTTGAAAATATAGAAGAAACAGCTATGACAACAAACGGAATCCTGCTGGAAAAATATCTTGACGAGCTGGCGGAAAATGGTCTTTCATCGCTGAATATAAGTCTTGATATACTTGATGAAAAAAAATATAACTATATTACAAGAGGCGGAGAACTGGAAAAGGTAGTCAGATCAATTGAAAAGGCAATAGAATATAAAATAAAAATCAAGTTAAATTCTGTGATAATAGATGATTTTAACAAAAATGACATAAAAAGTCTTGTAGATTTTGCAGTTGATAAAAATATTGATATCCGGTTTATAGAATTAATGCCTATAGGATGCGGGCAGAATCTAAAAGGAGTATCAAATGAAGAAATACTTGAGATAATATCAAAAGACAGAAAAACAGCAGAGATGAACAGCAGCGGAACAATCTCGGGACCTGCGGCATATCATAAAATAGAAGGAACCAATACAAGAATAGGCTTTATATCCCCTCTAAGCAGCTGTTTCTGCGAAACCTGCAACAGAATAAGGATAACTTCTGAAGGTAAGTTAAAGCAGTGTCTTTACTATGATTCAAAACTTGATCTGATGAAGATGCTGAGAACAGAAACAAGTGATAAAAAACTTATGGAAGAAATAAAAAATGAAATATATTTTAAAAATAAACAGCATAATTTTACTGGAAGCCCGGAAGATAAAGAGAAGGAAAAAGAAAAAAATACTATGAGTGTAATAGGAGGTTAG
- a CDS encoding MogA/MoaB family molybdenum cofactor biosynthesis protein, translating to MYTVGIITSSDKGYKGEREDESGKLIKEIVERYNMKVERYVVLPDEKEELMNEMINMADNLNLNLVLTTGGTGFSKRDVTPEATKAVIEREASGVAEAARYYSLSITKRAMLSRAVCGIRGETVIFNLPGSKKAVREELEYIIDSLIHGIDILLGSASECGEK from the coding sequence ATGTATACAGTGGGAATAATAACAAGCAGTGATAAAGGATATAAGGGAGAGCGGGAAGATGAGAGCGGCAAGCTTATAAAAGAAATAGTAGAAAGATATAATATGAAAGTAGAGCGTTATGTAGTGCTTCCCGATGAAAAGGAAGAGCTTATGAATGAAATGATAAATATGGCGGATAATCTGAATCTGAACCTTGTACTGACTACAGGAGGAACCGGCTTCAGCAAAAGAGACGTAACTCCTGAAGCTACAAAAGCAGTAATAGAAAGAGAAGCTTCCGGTGTAGCTGAAGCAGCACGTTATTACAGCCTTTCAATTACTAAAAGAGCCATGCTTTCAAGGGCAGTGTGCGGTATAAGAGGAGAAACCGTAATATTTAATCTGCCGGGAAGCAAAAAAGCAGTAAGAGAAGAGCTGGAATATATAATAGACAGTCTGATTCACGGAATAGACATCCTTTTAGGAAGTGCATCGGAGTGCGGGGAAAAGTAA
- a CDS encoding MOSC domain-containing protein: MGRIVAICMSTKKGIQKKEIEETNLIEKFGLEGDAHGGDWHRQVSLLSYESIENFKDKGAEVDFGSFGENLIVQGIDFSSLSIGKRVAGENFELEVTQIGKECHTRCSIYTKMGDCIMPREGVFAVVIKGGHIKKNDKIEIKE; encoded by the coding sequence ATGGGAAGAATAGTAGCGATATGCATGAGTACAAAAAAAGGAATTCAGAAAAAAGAGATAGAAGAGACAAATTTAATAGAAAAATTCGGGCTTGAAGGAGATGCCCACGGCGGTGACTGGCACAGACAGGTTAGTCTTTTGAGCTATGAAAGTATAGAAAATTTTAAAGATAAAGGTGCAGAAGTAGACTTTGGAAGTTTTGGAGAGAATCTTATAGTACAGGGGATTGATTTTTCGTCACTTTCTATAGGAAAAAGGGTAGCGGGGGAAAACTTTGAGCTGGAGGTAACCCAGATCGGAAAAGAGTGCCATACAAGATGCAGCATTTATACAAAAATGGGTGACTGTATAATGCCGAGAGAAGGTGTTTTTGCCGTAGTAATAAAAGGCGGTCACATAAAAAAGAATGATAAAATAGAAATAAAAGAATAG
- a CDS encoding HesA/MoeB/ThiF family protein codes for MKERYIRNIEAISEEENAALFDKKVCIIGCGGLGGYITEILARIGVGNLIVVDGDVFEESNLNRQLYSKIDLLGKSKAEASYKRILEINPEVKAKYIYDFFDESNYSEIINDSDVVVDALDNIKTKKFLQKVCEELGKPFVHGAIAGWYGQVATVFPGDRTLDKIYKGKEEKGVEKILGNLPFTASYTASQQSAEVIKLLIKRGDLLRKKVLFMDLLNNESEIINL; via the coding sequence TTGAAAGAACGATATATAAGAAATATCGAGGCAATATCCGAAGAGGAAAATGCAGCTCTCTTTGATAAAAAGGTGTGTATAATCGGCTGCGGGGGATTAGGCGGGTATATTACCGAGATTCTCGCGAGAATAGGCGTAGGAAACCTTATTGTAGTGGACGGCGATGTATTTGAAGAGTCTAATCTGAACAGACAGCTGTATTCAAAAATAGATCTTTTGGGAAAAAGCAAGGCAGAAGCGTCATATAAACGTATACTGGAAATAAATCCCGAAGTAAAAGCAAAATATATATATGATTTTTTTGATGAGAGTAATTATTCTGAAATAATAAATGACAGTGATGTAGTAGTAGATGCTCTTGATAATATAAAGACCAAAAAGTTTCTGCAGAAGGTATGTGAGGAATTGGGAAAACCTTTTGTTCACGGGGCAATAGCAGGATGGTACGGGCAGGTTGCTACAGTATTTCCCGGTGACAGAACTCTTGATAAAATTTATAAAGGAAAAGAAGAAAAGGGTGTGGAAAAAATACTGGGAAATCTTCCGTTTACTGCATCATATACAGCATCTCAGCAGAGTGCCGAAGTAATAAAGCTGCTTATTAAGCGTGGAGATCTGCTGAGAAAAAAGGTCTTATTCATGGATCTTTTGAATAATGAGTCTGAAATAATAAACTTATAA
- a CDS encoding ATP-binding cassette domain-containing protein — translation MNIKIKYAKKRYDDKIVLDVENIDIKSNNIYAVVGMNGSGKSTLINGMAGVEEFSECSITYDGKQFEEVKDNISLMLQNFYIFNDTVRNNILLPVKYSKKKIDFQKNLEKYMKFFNLEPLLDKNARKLSGGEKTKTALLRALIRNTDLVILDEPTNNMDVDGIKAVEELIMYLKEEGKTVILITHNIMQVERTADYVLFIDKGRVVECVERKNIKNIFDNLSLKEILKVL, via the coding sequence TTGAATATAAAAATTAAATATGCAAAAAAAAGATATGATGATAAAATAGTATTAGATGTGGAGAATATAGATATAAAATCTAATAACATATATGCAGTGGTAGGAATGAACGGAAGCGGGAAATCCACTCTTATAAACGGGATGGCAGGTGTGGAGGAATTTAGTGAGTGCAGTATTACTTATGACGGAAAGCAGTTTGAGGAAGTGAAGGATAATATCTCTCTTATGCTGCAGAACTTTTATATTTTTAATGATACTGTCAGAAATAATATACTGCTTCCTGTAAAATACTCGAAAAAGAAGATAGATTTTCAAAAAAATTTGGAAAAATATATGAAGTTTTTTAATTTAGAGCCGCTGCTTGATAAAAATGCCAGAAAGCTCTCCGGCGGGGAGAAAACAAAGACAGCTCTTCTGAGGGCGCTTATCAGAAATACTGATCTGGTGATTCTGGACGAGCCGACCAATAATATGGATGTAGATGGCATAAAAGCAGTGGAAGAGCTGATAATGTACCTGAAAGAAGAAGGGAAAACGGTTATTTTGATTACACATAATATAATGCAGGTAGAAAGAACCGCAGATTATGTACTCTTTATAGATAAAGGAAGAGTCGTCGAATGTGTAGAAAGAAAAAATATAAAAAATATTTTTGATAATTTATCTTTAAAAGAGATACTGAAGGTTCTCTAA
- the hydA gene encoding dihydropyrimidinase translates to MLIKNGLIATAGDLYQGDIYIEDGIIKEIGKDLNIEDSEIIDADGKYVIPGGIDVHTHFHLDVGIAVSSDDFRTGTIAAACGGTTSIVDHIGQGPRGTTLHDPINHYHKLADGKAVIDYGFHGVIPYEVDDDRLKEMDQLLEDGIESFKIYMTYGQMVHDEDSIKVLKKAKEKGGIIAVHPENNDTVNYLKKYYSENGMTAPIYHAKSRPEECEGEAINRILNIAHLVGDAPIYIVHLSAKLGLDYIKMARDRGQENIYAETCPQYLVLDEEKYNLPGTEGLKYVISPPLRNKANQEPLWRAVREGDIQVIATDHCPFLFEKEKEAMGKDDFTKCPNGAPGVETRMPVIFSEGVMKGRISINKFVEVTSTNPAKIYGMYPQKGTIAVGSDADIVIIDKDKEVTITKSMLHENVDYTPYEGMKVKGYPVMTIVRGKVIVKDNEFIGEEGYGKFIKRYKNDELVRF, encoded by the coding sequence ATGCTAATAAAAAACGGGTTGATTGCAACAGCAGGAGATTTATATCAGGGGGATATTTATATTGAGGACGGAATTATCAAAGAGATAGGAAAAGATCTGAATATAGAGGATTCTGAAATTATAGATGCGGACGGGAAATATGTTATCCCCGGAGGAATTGACGTACATACACACTTTCATCTTGATGTGGGAATAGCTGTTTCCAGCGATGACTTCAGAACAGGAACAATTGCGGCAGCGTGCGGAGGAACTACATCTATTGTAGATCATATAGGACAGGGACCGAGAGGAACTACACTTCATGATCCGATTAATCATTATCATAAACTGGCTGACGGAAAAGCAGTAATAGATTACGGCTTTCACGGGGTAATTCCATATGAAGTGGATGATGACAGGCTGAAAGAAATGGATCAGCTTTTGGAAGACGGTATAGAAAGCTTTAAGATATATATGACTTATGGTCAGATGGTACATGATGAGGATTCCATAAAGGTCTTGAAGAAGGCTAAGGAAAAAGGCGGGATTATTGCAGTTCATCCCGAAAATAACGATACTGTAAATTATTTGAAAAAATATTACAGTGAAAACGGAATGACTGCACCGATATATCATGCCAAAAGCAGACCGGAAGAATGTGAAGGAGAGGCAATAAACAGAATTCTGAATATAGCTCACCTTGTGGGTGATGCCCCTATCTATATTGTCCATCTTTCAGCTAAGCTTGGTCTTGATTATATAAAAATGGCAAGAGACAGGGGACAGGAAAATATATATGCCGAAACATGCCCGCAGTATCTTGTTCTGGATGAAGAAAAATATAATCTTCCGGGAACTGAAGGGCTAAAATATGTAATCAGTCCGCCGCTAAGAAATAAAGCAAATCAGGAACCGCTGTGGAGAGCTGTAAGAGAAGGAGATATACAGGTAATAGCCACAGATCACTGCCCGTTTCTTTTTGAAAAAGAAAAGGAAGCAATGGGAAAGGATGATTTTACAAAGTGTCCTAACGGGGCTCCGGGTGTGGAAACAAGAATGCCTGTGATTTTTTCTGAGGGAGTAATGAAGGGCAGAATATCTATAAATAAATTTGTAGAGGTAACAAGTACCAATCCTGCGAAAATATACGGGATGTATCCCCAAAAAGGGACAATTGCCGTGGGAAGTGATGCAGATATAGTAATTATTGATAAGGATAAGGAAGTTACCATAACGAAATCAATGCTTCATGAAAATGTAGATTACACTCCTTATGAAGGAATGAAAGTAAAAGGCTATCCTGTAATGACCATAGTCAGAGGAAAGGTAATAGTTAAGGATAATGAATTCATAGGTGAAGAAGGATACGGAAAATTTATCAAAAGATATAAAAACGATGAATTAGTAAGATTTTAG
- a CDS encoding ABC transporter permease, whose product MNEIISIILLSLFVSVISTLAATVFGVLISLVILFKDFRLKKLVIKLTNTFMSMPPVLMGLLMYLLLSRKGPFGSFRLLFTPTAIVITQTFLILPIIISLTYSYLNSIEEDIRRNCAALGISKKHTVYIMIKESLPQMISIVSTGFGRGISEVGAAMMIGGNIKGYTRIMTTYIAMETGKGNFNESIILGLVLLFISFSINFFLGYLEQ is encoded by the coding sequence ATGAATGAAATTATTTCAATAATATTACTGTCATTATTTGTAAGTGTAATTTCTACACTGGCTGCTACGGTTTTTGGAGTTTTGATCTCACTGGTCATTTTATTTAAAGATTTCAGATTAAAAAAATTAGTTATAAAACTGACCAATACATTTATGAGTATGCCGCCTGTATTAATGGGGCTTCTCATGTATCTGCTGTTATCAAGAAAAGGACCTTTCGGGTCCTTTAGACTCCTTTTTACACCTACAGCAATAGTGATTACACAGACATTCCTGATATTACCTATTATTATTTCACTGACATACAGCTACTTGAACAGCATAGAGGAAGATATAAGAAGAAATTGTGCTGCTCTGGGAATCTCAAAAAAGCACACTGTTTATATTATGATAAAAGAGAGTCTGCCGCAGATGATCTCTATTGTTTCCACAGGTTTTGGAAGGGGTATCTCCGAAGTGGGGGCTGCTATGATGATAGGCGGGAATATAAAGGGATATACAAGGATTATGACTACATATATAGCAATGGAGACAGGAAAAGGAAATTTCAATGAAAGTATAATACTGGGACTGGTTTTATTATTTATATCATTCTCCATAAATTTCTTTCTCGGATACTTAGAACAGTGA